The genomic stretch ACCATGTCCCCGGTCTATACAGCGGGAGAGGGGCGGGGGTGAGGGCCAGCGCGTCAACGAAGTCCCGTATGCAAATTCACCTTTGCCCCCCGCTGCAGCGGGCGGCCCCGAAATCGTCGCACCGCCGAAGCACCGCGCCGTGCCGCTGCTGCCCTTGCGTGTCAGCCCGGATGCACTACAACCAGTAGTGCGGTGGCCGTGGTCTTGCCACCATTGGAGATTGCATGTGCGACATCGGCCGCATAGCGCGCGGTCTCGCCGTGCCGCAGCTTCTTTTCATCGGCGCCCGCGCGCACCGTCATCGATCCGCTCAGCACCGACAGGTGTTCCTGGGTGCCGGCCTCGTGCGGCTCGGAGGCCAGCACGCCGCCGGCCTGGATCGTCAGCTCATACCACTCGAAACGCCCGGCCAGGTCGATCGGGCCCAGGATGCGCAGGTCGCAGCGCGTGTCCGGGCTCTTCAGCGACGGGATCGCGTGCGGCTGGACCACGGTGATGCCGCCGCCGGGACGCTGCGCGGCGCCGCCGGCGAGGAAGTCGGTCAGGCTTACGCCGAGCGCATTGGCCAGCCGCCACAGCACCGCCACGGTCGGGTTGGCGAGGTTGCGTTCGATCTGCGACAGCATCGACTTGGATACACCGGCGCGGCGCGACAGTTCGTCGAGCGACAGCCGCTGCTGCTGGCGCAGCGCCTGCAGCGCCGTGCCGACGGCGGGCGGCCCGTCGGCCGGCGGGGTCTGGAGCAGGGCTTGCGTCATGGAATGATGTTCGTTATATTGCCCAAAACGTTCGATATATAGAACGTGTTCGATTTATCGATCGGATCGTAGCACATCCGCCCATCCTCGAATCCAACGGAGCCAAGCCATGCCGAATGCCCAGGCGTTCTATGCGTCCATCCGCGACGAGCTGCAGTCCATCCGCGACGCCGGGTTGTACAAGAACGAGCGCGTGATCGCCACGCCGCAGGGCGCGCGCGTGCGCACCAGTGACGGCCGCGAGGTCATCAACCTGTGCGCCAACAATTACCTGGGCCTGTCGTCGCACCCGCGCGTGATCGAGGCCGCGCACGAGGCGTTGCGCACGCATGGTTTCGGCCTGAGCTCGGTGCGCTTCATCTGCGGCACCCAGGACCTGCACAAGACGCTCGAGGCGCGGCTGTCGGCCTTCCTCGGCACCGAGGACACCATCCTCTACGGCTCGGCCTTCGACGCCAATGGCGGCTTGTTCGAAACGCTGCTGGGGGCGGAGGACGCGGTCATCAGCGATGCGCTCAACCACGCCTCGATCATCGACGGCATCCGCCTGTCCAAGGCGCGGCGCTACCGCTACCAGCACAACGACATGGACGACCTGCGCGCGCAGCTGGAACAGGCGCGTGCCGACGGCGCGCGCTACACGCTGGTGTTCTCCGACGGCGTGTTCTCGATGGACGGTACCGTGGCGCGCCTGGACCAGATGCGCGCGCTGTGCGACGAGTACGGTGCGCTGCTGGGCATCGACGAATGCCATGCCACCGGCTTCATGGGCCAGCGCGGCCGCGGCACGCACGAGGCGCGCGGGGTGTTCGGCAAGATCGACATCATCACCGGCACGCTCGGCAAGGCGCTCGGCGGCGCGTCGGGCGGCTTCACCAGCGCGCGCAAGGAAGTGGTGGCGCTGCTGCGCCAGCGCTCGCGGCCCTACCTGTTCTCGAACACGGTGGCGCCGGCGATCGTGGGCGCGTCGATCGCGGTGCTCGATATCCTCGAAGGCAGCACCGAGCTGCGCGACCGGCTCGAGCGCAATACCAAGTTCTTCCGCGCCGGGCTGGACCAGCTTGGCATCGACGTCAAGGCCGGCGACCATCCCATCATCCCGATCATGGTCTACGACGCCGACAAGGCGCAGCAGCTGGCGCAGCGGCTGCTGGAGCTGGGCGTGTACGTGGTGGGCTTTTTCTATCCGGTGGTGCCCAAGGGGCAGGCGCGCATCCGCGTGCAGATGAGCGCGCTGCATGACGAGACCACGCTGCAGGCGGCGCTCGACGCCTTCGGCCAGGCCGGGCGCGAACTGGGGCTGATCTGATGGGCGACGGCACACCGAAGATCCTGATCGTCGGCGCCAACGGCCAGATCGGGTCCGAGCTGGCGCTGGCGCTGGCCGAGCGCTACGGGCGTGGCAACGTCATCACCTCCGACGTGGTGCCAACCGGCCGCCATGTGCAGCTGACCCACGAAATGCTCAACGCCACCGACCGCGGCGAACTGGCCACGGTGGTAGAGCGCCATGGCATCACCCAGGTCTACCTGCTGGCCGCGGCGCTGTCCGCCACCGGCGAGAAGGCGCCGCAGTGGGCCTGGAACCTCAACATGACCAGCCTGCTCAACGTGCTCGAACTGGCGCGGCAGACCGGGCTGGAACGGGTGTTCTGGCCCAGTTCGATCGCCGCCTTCGGCCCGACCACGCCGGCCGCGCACACGCCGCAGCAGACCGTGATGGAGCCGACCACGGTCTACGGCATCTCCAAGCAGGCGGGCGAGGGCTGGTGCCGCTGGTACCACGCCAACCATGGCGTCGACGTGCGCAGCGTGCGCTATCCCGGCCTGATCTCGCACAAGACCCCGCCCGGCGGCGGCACCACCGACTATGCCGTCGACATCTTCCATGCGGCGGTGAAGGGCGAGCCCTACACCTGCTTCCTGCGCGAGGACGAGGCCCTGCCGATGATGTATATGCCCGATGCCATCCGCGCCACCATCGAACTGATGGAAGCGCCGGCGGACCGGCTGAGCGAGCGCGGCAGCTACAACATCGCCGGCATGAGCTTTACGCCGGCGCAGATCGCCGCGGCCATCCGCGAGCAGGTGCCGGGCTTCCAGATCCGCTACCAACCGGACTATCGCCAGGCGATCGCGCAGGGCTGGCCCGATTCGATCGACGACGCGGTCGCGCGCGCGGACTGGGGCTGGCGCGCGCAGTACGGGCTGCGCGAGATGGTGGCCGACATGCTGGCCAACCTGAGGGCGACGCTGCCGGGCTGAGCGGCTACGGCACCGGGTTGCCCTCGATCCTGCGGTCGATGGCAATGCGCACGCCCTCGCTGCCGACCGCCACCGGCCCGGTGCGCCCGACCAGGTCGCCCGCCTTCGGCAAGGCGCTGCCGCTGGCGGAGATCCGCGCTTCCACTATCACCTGCTGCTGGCCCGAAAGCCGATGGTCGGGGCGCATCGCCATGGCATCGTCCAGCGTGAACGACAGCGGCAGGTCGCGTGCCGCGCGCCGGAGCACGGCCAGCGGCATGCGCGTGCCGTCGACGGGCAGGGCATAGACGAACAGCGTGTCGCCAGGTTGCGGCGCGCGCCCGGCCTGCTCGCTCAGCGTCACCATGCCGGTGATGGCCGCGGCCGGCGCCGCGGCGGGCGTGCCGCGCGCGGCCGCGAGGTTGGCGGCGATGCGCGCCGCGGTCTGCGAATCCGCCGGCAGCAGCCGGTACAGGTGTTCCCAGTAGCCGATCGCCGCCTGCCGGTCGCCGCGCTCGGTCGCCGCGCTGGCGGCGAGCGCCAGGCCCTTGGGGTCGTCGGGATCGAGCGCCAGCGCCTGGCGCACCTGCGCCATCGGCGCGCCGTCCAGCACGCCGCCGTTCAGTGTGGCCAGCACGTCAGCGTAGTCGGAGCGCAGCGCCGCCACTTCAGGGGCCAGCTCGACCGCGCGCGCGTAGGCGGCCGCGGCATCGGCATGGCGCTCCAGCACGCTGTACGAACGCGCCAGCATGGCCCAGCCCTGCGCATCGCCGGGCGCTTCGCGCAAACGCTGCGCGAGCTGGTTGACCATGCCCTCGACCTGCGCGCCGCTCAATTGGTGCTCGCTGCCGCGGGCCGCGGGCAGGTCGTCGGCACGCCATAGCGCCACCGGATTGCCCAGATGCAGGTAGAGCAGGATGGCGGCGCTGGGCAACGCCGCCAGCAGCACTGCGGCGAGCAGCGGCGAGGGCCCCGCGCCGGCGGGCGTGGTGTTGGTGCCGGCGGCTTCGTCCAGCAGCCGGCGGCCCAGTTCATCGCGGGCTTCGGCATGGCGGGTTGCGCTCAGGGTGCCGGCGTGCAGGTCGCGGTCGAGCTCGCGCAGCTGGTCGTGGTAGAGGTCGACCAGCAGCGCGCGCTCGGGCGTGGCGGGGCTGGACGTTGCGCGGCGGCGCAACAGCGGCCAGAGCAGGCATGTGGTGGCCGCGGCGATCAGCGCGGCGGCCAGCAGCCAGAAGGTGGTCATGGCGGGCGGTGCTCCGTGGTCGAGCCATCCAGCAAGTCCGCAAGCTGGCGCCGCGCGGCGGCGTCCAGCGGCGCCTCGGTCGTGGCGCCGGCATCAGGTCTGCGCGAGCGCGCGTGCACGATCGCGGCCACGGCAGCGGCCAGCAGCAACAGCGGCCCGAACCACAGCAGCCACGTCAGCGGCCGCAGCGGCGGCTGGTACAGCACGACGTCGCCGTAGCGCTGCACCAGGTAATCCTTGATGGCGGCATCGCTGGCGCCGTCGCGCAGCTGCGCGCGAATCTGGCGGCGCAGGTCCACCGCCAGCTCGGCGTTGGAGTCGGCCAGGGTCTGGTTCTGGCAGACCAGGCAGCGCAGCTCGCCGGACAGCGCATGCACGCGCGCGTCGAGCTCGGCTTCGCTCAGCGCCGCCGCGTGCAGCGTCACGCCACAGAGCGTTACCGCGAGCAAGGAGCGCGCGTGGCTACGCACGGCCGTCTCCCTGCCGCTGCAACTGCTCGATCAGCGGCACCAGCTTGCGCTCCAGCACCTCGCGCGTGACCGGCCCGACCTGGCGGTAGCGCACCACGCCGTGCTGGTCGATGACGAAGGTCTCCGGCACGCCGTAGACGCCGTAGTCGATGCCGACCCGGCCGTCGGCGTCGACCAGCGACGCGGCATAGGGGTCGCCCAGCCTCCGCAGCCAGTCGCGCGCGGCGCCGGCCTCGTCCTTGTAGTTCAGGCCGTACAGCGGCACCGGCGCGCGCGCGGCAAAGTCCACCAGCAGCGGATGCTCGGTGCGGCAGGCCGCGCACCACGAGGCCCACACGTTGAGCAGCCACACCT from Cupriavidus nantongensis encodes the following:
- a CDS encoding helix-turn-helix domain-containing protein encodes the protein MTQALLQTPPADGPPAVGTALQALRQQQRLSLDELSRRAGVSKSMLSQIERNLANPTVAVLWRLANALGVSLTDFLAGGAAQRPGGGITVVQPHAIPSLKSPDTRCDLRILGPIDLAGRFEWYELTIQAGGVLASEPHEAGTQEHLSVLSGSMTVRAGADEKKLRHGETARYAADVAHAISNGGKTTATALLVVVHPG
- the kbl gene encoding glycine C-acetyltransferase, which produces MPNAQAFYASIRDELQSIRDAGLYKNERVIATPQGARVRTSDGREVINLCANNYLGLSSHPRVIEAAHEALRTHGFGLSSVRFICGTQDLHKTLEARLSAFLGTEDTILYGSAFDANGGLFETLLGAEDAVISDALNHASIIDGIRLSKARRYRYQHNDMDDLRAQLEQARADGARYTLVFSDGVFSMDGTVARLDQMRALCDEYGALLGIDECHATGFMGQRGRGTHEARGVFGKIDIITGTLGKALGGASGGFTSARKEVVALLRQRSRPYLFSNTVAPAIVGASIAVLDILEGSTELRDRLERNTKFFRAGLDQLGIDVKAGDHPIIPIMVYDADKAQQLAQRLLELGVYVVGFFYPVVPKGQARIRVQMSALHDETTLQAALDAFGQAGRELGLI
- a CDS encoding L-threonine 3-dehydrogenase, translating into MGDGTPKILIVGANGQIGSELALALAERYGRGNVITSDVVPTGRHVQLTHEMLNATDRGELATVVERHGITQVYLLAAALSATGEKAPQWAWNLNMTSLLNVLELARQTGLERVFWPSSIAAFGPTTPAAHTPQQTVMEPTTVYGISKQAGEGWCRWYHANHGVDVRSVRYPGLISHKTPPGGGTTDYAVDIFHAAVKGEPYTCFLREDEALPMMYMPDAIRATIELMEAPADRLSERGSYNIAGMSFTPAQIAAAIREQVPGFQIRYQPDYRQAIAQGWPDSIDDAVARADWGWRAQYGLREMVADMLANLRATLPG
- the ccmI gene encoding c-type cytochrome biogenesis protein CcmI, producing MTTFWLLAAALIAAATTCLLWPLLRRRATSSPATPERALLVDLYHDQLRELDRDLHAGTLSATRHAEARDELGRRLLDEAAGTNTTPAGAGPSPLLAAVLLAALPSAAILLYLHLGNPVALWRADDLPAARGSEHQLSGAQVEGMVNQLAQRLREAPGDAQGWAMLARSYSVLERHADAAAAYARAVELAPEVAALRSDYADVLATLNGGVLDGAPMAQVRQALALDPDDPKGLALAASAATERGDRQAAIGYWEHLYRLLPADSQTAARIAANLAAARGTPAAAPAAAITGMVTLSEQAGRAPQPGDTLFVYALPVDGTRMPLAVLRRAARDLPLSFTLDDAMAMRPDHRLSGQQQVIVEARISASGSALPKAGDLVGRTGPVAVGSEGVRIAIDRRIEGNPVP
- a CDS encoding cytochrome c-type biogenesis protein — protein: MRSHARSLLAVTLCGVTLHAAALSEAELDARVHALSGELRCLVCQNQTLADSNAELAVDLRRQIRAQLRDGASDAAIKDYLVQRYGDVVLYQPPLRPLTWLLWFGPLLLLAAAVAAIVHARSRRPDAGATTEAPLDAAARRQLADLLDGSTTEHRPP
- a CDS encoding DsbE family thiol:disulfide interchange protein, translated to MTRFLLPLAAFLALAVALAAGLRHDPRELPSPLVGKAAPAFDLPLLAPEGRTLASADLRGKVWLLNVWASWCAACRTEHPLLVDFAARAPVPLYGLNYKDEAGAARDWLRRLGDPYAASLVDADGRVGIDYGVYGVPETFVIDQHGVVRYRQVGPVTREVLERKLVPLIEQLQRQGDGRA